Proteins from a genomic interval of Geodermatophilus obscurus DSM 43160:
- a CDS encoding CAP domain-containing protein, translated as MPLLLVVGAVAVVTVGAPMVSGAVTSFTDPVALESTATSTGAPPATTGTGGSSSSSRGSADGPLVRMGVDGDPAPQTPAGAPATPSAGTSAPVAPSVPAAEVPEPTSDSAEVPAAEGEPAAGVELPAVEAETEPAPVTRAAAAAADPTAEAAVLALVNEARADAGCGALTADPALAAVARAHSADMRDRDYFSHTSPEGLSPFDRAEQAGVGYSRAENIAFGQSDAAAVMEAWLESPGHRENILDCDLTRLGVGVAEGPGGPWWTQLFGA; from the coding sequence GTGCCCCTGCTGCTCGTCGTCGGCGCGGTCGCCGTCGTGACGGTCGGGGCGCCGATGGTGTCCGGGGCGGTGACCAGCTTCACCGACCCGGTGGCGCTCGAGTCGACCGCGACCTCGACCGGCGCTCCCCCCGCGACGACCGGCACCGGCGGGTCCTCGTCGTCCTCCCGGGGGTCCGCGGACGGCCCGCTCGTGCGGATGGGCGTCGACGGTGACCCGGCGCCGCAGACCCCCGCGGGAGCACCGGCGACCCCGTCGGCCGGGACGTCGGCGCCCGTGGCCCCGTCCGTCCCGGCGGCGGAGGTCCCGGAGCCGACGTCCGATTCCGCCGAGGTCCCCGCTGCCGAGGGGGAGCCCGCCGCCGGGGTCGAGCTCCCCGCCGTCGAGGCGGAGACCGAGCCGGCACCCGTGACGCGCGCGGCCGCCGCGGCAGCCGACCCCACCGCGGAGGCGGCGGTGCTGGCGCTGGTCAACGAGGCCCGCGCCGACGCCGGCTGCGGCGCCCTCACCGCCGACCCGGCCCTGGCCGCGGTGGCGCGGGCGCACAGCGCGGACATGCGCGACCGCGACTACTTCTCGCACACCAGCCCCGAGGGCCTGTCCCCGTTCGACCGCGCCGAGCAGGCCGGCGTCGGCTACTCGCGGGCGGAGAACATCGCCTTCGGTCAGTCCGACGCGGCCGCGGTGATGGAGGCCTGGCTGGAGAGCCCGGGCCACCGCGAGAACATCCTCGACTGCGACCTCACGAGGCTCGGCGTGGGCGTCGCCGAGGGCCCCGGCGGCCCCTGGTGGACCCAGCTCTTCGGCGCCTGA